The DNA sequence GGTAACACCACTGGTAGCACTCCTCGACTGTCAAAGATAGGCCCTATGAGATACTCCTACTTAGCACTCTACAGCATGCACTCGGGATAGTTGTACATCAATCATACCAACTTGGGCACCTCCGAAGTAGAGGAAAAAGCTAAAAGCACCAAAAATCCATCCCAAACTTGATGACGAATATTGTGCCAATTGATGATCCGCTGTCCAAGCATGGAGGACTCCGATGGTATTCAAAAGACCCATAGATGGCACCATGGCACACCAGGAACCCAGTACAACGAGCCATGCGCGGAGACCGCCTTCGGGATACTTTGCATCTTGATAGTGTTCACAAGGATCTGCCCTCGTCTTTTCAACGATGTTTGAAATCGCACTACGGATTGTTTTCTGGGGCTTGCTCTGCGTTACATCCTCCGTGGCATGTTCGTTGATGGCATGCTGGCAGGCATTTGACTCGGTGTCAGCCATTAATCACCTAGCAGTATGCAAAAAACGGCACTTTGACAATGCAATACGAAGCGAAAGACGAGGTGAAATAACCAGGTCAGAACCCAGTTCGCAAAACCGGAGCCACTTGTGGATTCAAAGGTCCTTTAATCAAGAACAGAGCAGATGTAAGACACTTGGCAGCCCCAAGATTATCAATCTCTAGTCTAGTGGAGACAGAATTTGACAGAGAAGGGTTCGCCAGGCACACGTGATACCAAATGGGCTCCACCTGCCTTGATCTCTGGGGGTTCGGAAATTCGGAGATGGGTGTAGAACAGTCCAATGCATGATGCTTGGATAGCTTTGtgttgtacggagtaatgtCGCAATGCTTCTACGGGGTGGACCTGTCGGGCAGAAATGCATGTTCTTAGATAGTCTGTCTATATTTCCAGGGCTGTCATCTCAGCAGGTAGGTATAGAATACTATTCAAATCAATTATCCTACAAAGTAGGAGTAGTTCTTGCTAGTAGTGATACGAAATTTAGCCTAAGATCATATCTGTACTATGAGTAGTAAAATGTTGAAATGTTGTATTCCGTTTTTATGTGTCTTGTCTTCCTGACACTCAGACCTTCCGGCTGTGAAGAAGTGACGCTAACCACATCCAGACAAGAAGCTGTCTCCAACGCTAATCCATATTCGAATTAGACATTTGGAGCATCTCCAACGACCGCCTACACGTGAGCAGTATGGGCGGAGGGCTCTGGCAGAATCCTCCTCGTTGTATCCGTACTAATTACTAGTTTCATACATATTTACTTCGACCAGTATTTCTGCGTCacaaattcttcttcttttaacGCCTCATGGACTTAGACACTACAATAGATGTATCTCACATACGGTCAAGATCACAGAGCCTTGAGGAGCCAGCTCCGAGGGCAACGGCAAGCGCTATTCACCCTAGACAACCAAGGAGTCGTCGACGGGCAGCCTGCCAGACCtgcaggaaaagaaaggttCGCTGTAATAATGCTAGACCGGCCTGTGGCTTTTGCCAACATAATGGTATGAATTGCGTCTACATCGAGCGTGGAGAGCCAACTAAGGAGTATGTAATTTCAATCGGACAcctttccctctcatctAAACCGACTACGACCGCACTGCTAATGAGAACAGGGACCGGGATTTGGGAGAGGTGATCGAGCGATTGGATAACCTGGCCTATGCAGTCGAGAATATTCACTCGTATCTCTCCTCCACGGGTGAGTCGTTTTCAATAATTTATTCATGCACATACATGGTGTGTTGACCGGAGAATAGAAACCCCAACGTCCAGTGGGCGGCCCGCCGCACCGCAGCAAACGGGAGGACAGTTGGACATTCCAGTGGAAGACACAGAGCCATACAAGGACTATCTTCAAATTCCTTCCAGTCGTGGTAGCGCGGACACGGTTCTCACATGGCCGATTTTCCGCGGACGATTTCGCGAAAATGCTCTAATCACGACCTTATTCCAGTCGTCACACGGGGCGGAGAGTTCTGCCGTCGAGACATGGGTTGTGCCCGACGGGTTCCAACCAACAGATGAGGAACGTATCCCAGCCCTGGTCGATCGATTTATTCAGAATGTACACACGAAGAATCCGATCTTGGATTTAGAAGCACTGATCCGTTGGGGTCGGCATGCTGCGGAGTTTGGACTCCGATGGGATGCCCAGTCCTGTCTTGTCCTGCTAGCTTGTGCACTTGGGTGTGTCTCTCAGGCTTTCACGCTTTCTATGAAAGCACCTGGCCAAGACGAAAGGACAACGCATGCCTCCGAAGAAAAATCTTCGTTCGCGTCGGGTTTGAAAGAAGGCGAAACATTCTTTGTGATGGCTTGCCGAAGAATTGGCCTTCTACGGTACTCCGTGCTTGGGGCTCAATGCCACTTCTTCGCAGGAGGTTTGTAATCCAGCGAATTgaaatcttctccttcataAATGTTGATGGTTGTCTAGTTTACCTGATGTATACGTTTCGTCCGCTGGCGGCTTGGAATCATTTCTACCAAGCTTCAACCTTTTATCGACTACGGTTAAGAATGATTGATGGGTTGAACATCGACGACGATATCCCAGCGGATGAAGCGGCACAGCGCGGGACCCCAGTATCGCGACACATGGAACAGAGCTTGTATTGGTCCTGTTTCAAGTCCGAGGTAGAGATACGAGTCGAGCTCCCATTGCCACAGTCGGCAATTGCCGAGTACGAGTACCCAGCACTGTTCCCAACCCCGCCGAACCTCTCAGAGGACTACCCAGAAGGCGGATCGCACGGAGCTGGATGGTCAACATCTTGGAATTCGTCTAGGCCAGCAAGCAGTTATCACAGTAATCGAGCGCAAACATCATTTGGCGTGCGGAACCACATAATGCAGCTCTTcgatgaagaacaaagctGGTATTACTACCTGACTGAAGTGGCGCTCAGACGGATTGGAAACCGTGTGCTCAATGCCTTTTACCGAGAGGGACAGTCAATGTGGTCGGACATAAGGCCATTCATCCCTCTGGCACTAGAAATCGAAACACAGATCAATGCATGGTCTGCTAATCTTCCTCCAGGGTTGCGGCACTACAAGGACAATGAAGGCAGTGGTCAAACTAGAAATCGCTTCTCTGAGATGCAGGACTCAATATCGCTTGAGCTCAGTTGGGCAATCGCCAACCGATTGTTGGAGATTCGCCTATGGCTGTATCAGCCCTTTTTGTATTTCGTCATCCATAATCCAGTTGACACTGGACAGGAGGCTCGAAGAACCCGGAGCTCATCATTTACTGGCGAGGAGCTAGCAACTATCGCTATCCTGGTCCAGTCCGGCATGCACTGTGCCCTGAAGATTCTAGAAGCAAGATGTCTGCGCCACCGTCATCATGGGATTTGGTTCGACCTTCGCGCCCTGGTGACTAGCTCTCTGATCGTGATTGCTGCTATAAAAAGCGGTAACCTTGACG is a window from the Aspergillus oryzae RIB40 DNA, chromosome 6 genome containing:
- a CDS encoding Zn(II)2Cys6 transcription factor (predicted protein), encoding MDLDTTIDVSHIRSRSQSLEEPAPRATASAIHPRQPRSRRRAACQTCRKRKVRCNNARPACGFCQHNGMNCVYIERGEPTKEDRDLGEVIERLDNLAYAVENIHSYLSSTETPTSSGRPAAPQQTGGQLDIPVEDTEPYKDYLQIPSSRGSADTVLTWPIFRGRFRENALITTLFQSSHGAESSAVETWVVPDGFQPTDEERIPALVDRFIQNVHTKNPILDLEALIRWGRHAAEFGLRWDAQSCLVLLACALGCVSQAFTLSMKAPGQDERTTHASEEKSSFASGLKEGETFFVMACRRIGLLRYSVLGAQCHFFAGVYLMYTFRPLAAWNHFYQASTFYRLRLRMIDGLNIDDDIPADEAAQRGTPVSRHMEQSLYWSCFKSEVEIRVELPLPQSAIAEYEYPALFPTPPNLSEDYPEGGSHGAGWSTSWNSSRPASSYHSNRAQTSFGVRNHIMQLFDEEQSWYYYLTEVALRRIGNRVLNAFYREGQSMWSDIRPFIPLALEIETQINAWSANLPPGLRHYKDNEGSGQTRNRFSEMQDSISLELSWAIANRLLEIRLWLYQPFLYFVIHNPVDTGQEARRTRSSSFTGEELATIAILVQSGMHCALKILEARCLRHRHHGIWFDLRALVTSSLIVIAAIKSGNLDVPGIDSPMELKSHFEGTLQALNYWEDEAPDIKKARCILAGLLTEMG